In one Xiphophorus couchianus chromosome 17, X_couchianus-1.0, whole genome shotgun sequence genomic region, the following are encoded:
- the cdkn1d gene encoding cyclin-dependent kinase inhibitor 1D has protein sequence MMMASTSASSGGTMTSESETSTVQGIDALKLKVGPVRRNLFGPVDHQQLQRDFQQLLRMSVEVANKRWNFDFQRDVPGEGADVEWVELGCQDVPAFYRTCLVRPGVLARKITRSTSTSSMEEDSSPVSESSSGEEYLEVTTRGSYPIRRLGKRRQSAITDFFKVKKRKLMPRKASSQQ, from the exons ATGATGATGGCTTCTACGTCAGCATCGTCCGGAGGAACCATGACGTCTGAGTCCGAGACCTCGACTGTCCAAGGCATCGACGCCTTGAAGCTGAAGGTAGGGCCGGTGCGGAGAAACCTCTTCGGCCCTGTTGACCACCAGCAGCTCCAGCGGGACTTCCAGCAGCTGCTCCGCATGAGCGTGGAGGTCGCCAACAAGCGCTGGAACTTTGACTTCCAGAGAGACGTGCCAGGAGAGGGCGCCGACGTGGAGTGGGTGGAGCTCGGGTGCCAGGACGTGCCGGCATTTTACCGGACCTGCTTGGTGAGGCCCGGGGTGTTGGCCAGAAAAATCACGAGGAGCACCTCAACGTCGTCCATGGAGGAAGACAGCTCTCCTGTCTCTGAGAGCTCGTCTGGGGAAGAGTACCTGGAAGTGACCACTAGAGGGAGCTACCCAATTCGGCGGCTGGGAAAACGCAGACAATCTGCAATCACAG ATTTCTTTAAGGTGAAGAAGAGGAAACTCATGCCCAGGAAAGCTTCCTCTCAGCAGTAG